In the genome of Xanthobacteraceae bacterium, one region contains:
- the thiS gene encoding sulfur carrier protein ThiS has product MALTVNGEPVRVRAVNVTELLAVLGHEGGFVAVAVNRTVIPRRRWLETRLSEGDRIEIVTPRQGG; this is encoded by the coding sequence CTGGCTCTTACCGTGAACGGCGAACCCGTGCGCGTCCGCGCGGTGAACGTCACGGAACTCCTTGCTGTGCTCGGTCACGAAGGCGGCTTTGTCGCGGTCGCCGTCAATCGCACCGTTATCCCTCGCCGGCGCTGGCTTGAGACCAGGCTCAGCGAAGGCGACCGCATCGAAATCGTCACGCCCAGGCAGGGCGGCTAG
- a CDS encoding thiazole synthase: MSKLNLYGEAFDNRLLIGTARYPSLSVMQEAVKVSSAEIVTVSVRRENAGGKDGDTFWNIIRELNVKVLPNTAGCYSVEDAVNTAQLARELFDTKWIKLEVLGDRTTLQPDVVGTLEAAKILLADGFEVFPYCTEDLTLARRLVDAGCRVVMPWGSQIGSGKGIVHEEALRRMRAELPGVALIIDAGLGAPSHAAKALEMGYDAVLLNTAVAGSGDPVKMAQAFKQAIAAGRAAFEAGMMKPREIAQASTPVTGTPFAAANARIS; the protein is encoded by the coding sequence ATGAGCAAGCTCAATCTCTACGGCGAAGCCTTCGACAACCGCCTCCTGATCGGCACCGCGCGCTATCCCTCGCTCTCCGTCATGCAGGAAGCCGTAAAAGTATCGAGCGCGGAAATCGTCACCGTCTCGGTCCGCCGCGAGAACGCGGGCGGCAAGGACGGCGACACCTTCTGGAACATCATCCGCGAACTGAACGTGAAGGTGCTACCGAATACGGCGGGCTGCTATTCGGTGGAAGACGCCGTGAACACCGCGCAACTCGCGCGAGAACTGTTCGACACCAAATGGATCAAGCTGGAAGTGCTCGGCGACCGCACCACCCTGCAACCCGATGTGGTCGGCACGCTGGAAGCGGCAAAAATCCTCCTCGCCGACGGCTTCGAGGTTTTCCCCTATTGCACCGAAGATCTCACGCTCGCGCGGCGGCTGGTGGATGCCGGCTGCCGCGTCGTCATGCCGTGGGGTTCGCAGATCGGCAGCGGCAAGGGCATCGTGCATGAAGAAGCATTGCGCCGGATGCGCGCCGAGCTTCCCGGCGTAGCACTCATTATTGATGCCGGTCTGGGCGCACCCTCTCACGCCGCGAAGGCGCTGGAGATGGGATACGACGCCGTACTGCTCAACACCGCGGTCGCAGGCTCCGGCGATCCGGTGAAGATGGCGCAGGCCTTCAAACAAGCCATCGCAGCCGGACGCGCCGCGTTCGAAGCCGGCATGATGAAGCCACGCGAGATCGCACAGGCCTCCACTCCCGTAACCGGGACACCGTTCGCAGCCGCCAATGCCCGCATATCCTGA
- a CDS encoding thiamine phosphate synthase: MPAYPDRFYPVVDSVAWIERLAKLGVRTVQLRAKDLDATAANEIVRDALKAAEGTACEIVVNDYWQAAIAQGADHLHLGQEDIETADIPTIKKAGITLGISTHDHDELNIALRHKPDYVALGPIYETTLKKMRFAPQGYARITEWKKLIGKIPLVAIGGIKLEHAKDIFSAGADSIAVVSDVTLNQNPDQRVRDWLALTIA; this comes from the coding sequence ATGCCCGCATATCCTGACCGCTTCTATCCCGTCGTCGACAGCGTGGCGTGGATCGAACGGCTCGCGAAACTCGGCGTGCGCACCGTGCAACTACGCGCGAAAGACCTCGACGCAACGGCTGCGAACGAAATCGTGCGCGATGCGCTGAAAGCCGCAGAAGGCACGGCCTGCGAAATCGTCGTCAACGACTACTGGCAGGCCGCCATCGCGCAAGGCGCGGATCATCTCCACCTCGGTCAGGAAGACATCGAGACCGCCGACATTCCGACCATCAAGAAAGCCGGAATCACGCTCGGCATTTCCACCCACGACCATGACGAGTTGAACATCGCACTCCGTCACAAGCCCGATTACGTCGCGCTTGGACCGATCTACGAAACCACGCTGAAGAAGATGCGCTTCGCGCCACAGGGCTATGCGCGCATCACGGAATGGAAGAAGCTCATCGGCAAGATTCCGCTGGTCGCCATCGGCGGCATCAAGCTGGAACACGCGAAGGATATTTTCTCCGCAGGCGCCGATTCGATCGCTGTGGTGAGCGATGTCACGCTGAATCAGAATCCGGATCAGCGGGTGCGTGACTGGTTAGCACTCACTATCGCCTGA
- the ligD gene encoding DNA ligase D, with product MADRLATYRAKRDFKETPEPAGKINSKRGRRSYLIQKHQARRLHFDFRLEHDGVLKSWAIPRGPSFSPSDKRLAVRTEDHPIAYGSFEGSIPKGQYGGGTVMLWDTGTWSPIGDPDEGLKSGKLKFEVHGKRIQGAFTLVKLRADRQKKNGKENWLLIKERDEFARADGNSTVETELTSVSSGRDMNEIAGTDRIWHSKKSVAENIAALSSERRPRGLRAKHPQPRKPKISAKKARGKRARKSAPPPDFIKPQLATLVDAIPHGDEWLHEIKYDGYRAIAAVGGRATRIYTRNGHNWTRKFAALVPALEKLSCENALLDGEIAIADAQGHTDFGALQDALASGRSEDFNYYIFDLVELNGSDLRKHALLERKQLLRELLNTAPKKSPLVYSDHLTGGGARVYAHACDMKLEGIISKRADAPYRSGRTLQWLKVKCGMEQEFVIIGWRPSPKPQRPFSSLLLAIHENGSLRYAGRVGSGYSMAGLAKLEEKFSRYARNRPAIAGIPRSIERQARFLDPVFVAEIEFRGWTREGVIRQGVFKGLREDKPPREIVKETPMAVSKAAQSRKSGSDEELIEGVRVTHPDRVLFSAQGITKRELIDHYLRVADVMLPHIVNRPLSLVRCPRGQEKDCFFQKHASQGWPEEFRAVKIKEKSGSGEYLYIEDVKGLIAAVQMGVLELHIWGSHADEVEKPDRMVFDLDPDEGLKFSAVIDAALDLRKRLKAISLESFAMASGGKGIHVVVPLRSGHSWDQHREFAEAMARVMAEENPERYVATMSKARRKGKIFVDYLRNQRGATAISPYSSRARKGASYAVPVSWASLKKLKNGRPASVGDKSKANPWNDYEKVDQPLPIGKHLR from the coding sequence ATGGCCGACCGGCTCGCCACATATCGGGCGAAGCGAGATTTCAAGGAGACTCCCGAGCCCGCCGGAAAAATAAATTCAAAACGTGGAAGGCGCAGTTACCTGATTCAAAAACATCAGGCCAGACGCCTGCATTTTGATTTCCGGCTGGAGCACGACGGGGTCTTGAAAAGCTGGGCGATTCCGCGCGGCCCCAGCTTCAGTCCGTCCGACAAGCGGCTTGCGGTAAGGACGGAAGATCATCCGATTGCCTACGGCTCGTTCGAGGGCTCGATCCCGAAGGGACAATATGGCGGCGGTACTGTCATGCTCTGGGATACCGGCACGTGGTCGCCGATCGGCGATCCCGACGAAGGATTGAAGAGCGGTAAGCTCAAGTTTGAGGTTCACGGTAAGCGCATTCAGGGCGCGTTTACGCTGGTCAAGCTGCGTGCGGACAGACAGAAGAAAAACGGAAAGGAAAACTGGCTGCTCATCAAAGAGCGCGATGAGTTCGCGCGCGCAGATGGAAACTCGACAGTAGAAACAGAACTGACCAGCGTCAGCAGCGGCAGAGATATGAACGAAATCGCCGGAACAGATCGGATCTGGCATTCGAAGAAATCCGTTGCCGAAAACATTGCCGCTCTAAGTTCTGAACGGCGTCCGCGCGGCTTGCGCGCAAAGCACCCGCAGCCGCGAAAACCAAAGATCAGTGCGAAAAAAGCAAGGGGTAAACGTGCGCGAAAGAGCGCGCCCCCGCCGGACTTCATCAAGCCGCAACTAGCGACATTGGTCGATGCAATCCCGCACGGCGACGAATGGCTGCATGAAATTAAGTACGACGGCTACCGCGCAATAGCAGCGGTCGGCGGCAGAGCAACACGGATTTATACCCGCAACGGTCATAACTGGACCAGAAAATTCGCAGCCCTCGTTCCCGCGCTGGAAAAACTCAGCTGTGAAAACGCGCTCTTGGATGGTGAGATCGCGATCGCAGACGCGCAGGGACATACCGATTTTGGGGCGCTGCAGGATGCACTTGCAAGCGGCCGCAGCGAAGACTTCAACTACTACATTTTCGATCTGGTCGAATTGAATGGCAGCGACCTGCGCAAGCATGCACTATTGGAGCGCAAGCAGTTGCTGAGAGAACTGCTCAACACAGCGCCGAAAAAATCTCCATTGGTTTACTCCGATCATCTGACTGGTGGCGGCGCACGCGTCTATGCACATGCCTGCGACATGAAATTGGAAGGAATTATTTCGAAGCGTGCCGACGCCCCATATCGCTCGGGCCGCACCCTGCAGTGGCTCAAGGTCAAGTGCGGCATGGAGCAGGAGTTTGTTATTATCGGCTGGCGGCCATCCCCCAAGCCGCAGCGTCCGTTTTCTTCGCTGTTACTCGCGATCCACGAGAACGGCAGTCTGCGGTATGCGGGTCGCGTCGGTAGCGGCTATTCGATGGCGGGACTTGCAAAGCTGGAGGAAAAATTTTCCCGCTACGCCCGCAACAGGCCTGCGATCGCGGGCATTCCCCGCTCTATCGAGCGGCAGGCGCGGTTTTTGGATCCCGTTTTCGTCGCCGAGATCGAATTTCGTGGATGGACGCGCGAAGGCGTAATCAGGCAGGGAGTCTTCAAGGGATTGCGTGAGGACAAGCCGCCGCGTGAGATCGTAAAGGAGACGCCTATGGCTGTATCAAAAGCCGCGCAATCCAGAAAATCAGGCAGCGACGAAGAACTCATTGAAGGAGTGCGGGTCACGCATCCCGATCGGGTGCTGTTTTCTGCGCAGGGCATCACCAAGCGTGAACTGATCGACCACTACCTGCGGGTTGCGGATGTGATGTTGCCGCATATCGTCAACCGTCCATTGAGTCTGGTGCGCTGTCCACGTGGGCAAGAGAAAGACTGCTTTTTTCAAAAGCATGCTTCACAAGGCTGGCCGGAAGAATTCCGTGCGGTGAAAATCAAGGAGAAAAGCGGCAGCGGCGAGTATCTCTATATCGAGGACGTGAAAGGTTTGATTGCCGCGGTCCAGATGGGCGTGCTCGAGCTACATATTTGGGGATCGCACGCGGACGAGGTCGAAAAGCCGGACCGGATGGTATTCGATCTCGATCCGGATGAAGGCCTGAAGTTCAGCGCCGTAATCGATGCCGCGCTCGATCTTCGAAAACGGTTGAAAGCCATCAGCCTGGAAAGTTTTGCTATGGCTTCAGGAGGCAAAGGTATTCATGTGGTCGTGCCTCTGCGTTCCGGACATTCATGGGACCAGCACCGCGAATTCGCGGAAGCGATGGCGCGCGTCATGGCAGAAGAAAATCCCGAGCGCTATGTAGCGACCATGTCGAAGGCGCGCCGTAAAGGAAAGATTTTCGTGGACTACCTGCGCAATCAACGCGGTGCTACGGCGATTTCTCCCTATTCATCCCGTGCACGTAAAGGCGCGTCCTATGCTGTTCCGGTTTCATGGGCTTCTCTGAAAAAGCTTAAGAACGGTCGCCCGGCGTCGGTTGGCGACAAGTCCAAAGCAAATCCGTGGAACGACTACGAGAAGGTCGATCAGCCTTTACCAATCGGAAAGCACTTGCGTTGA
- a CDS encoding Ku protein has translation MPARAYWSGRIRLSLVSIPVQLFAVTKSGSRISFNQIHEPTGKRIRYEKVVPGVGPVDTDDIVKGYEVDKGKYVLLSDEEIDSVKLEAKRTIDLVQFVDQSEIDAIYFDRPFYIAPEGEEDGQEAYVVLRDALRKTKKAGLGQIVVRGQSSIVAIKPCGKGLLLETLRYPDELRKADPFFDDVPAKKPPSEMVDLAEELIAKKSKKFDPKEFKDSYTVAMHELIDAKLEKRPPREIEEPEVASNVISLMDALKRSVGKQKSGEGAAKKPKPAKRASKGAAKSARRSKRKAA, from the coding sequence ATGCCCGCCCGCGCATATTGGTCAGGCCGAATTCGCCTGTCACTGGTTTCTATTCCGGTTCAGCTATTTGCAGTCACAAAAAGCGGGTCCCGCATATCGTTCAACCAAATCCACGAACCCACCGGCAAACGCATCCGCTATGAGAAAGTAGTGCCAGGCGTAGGGCCGGTTGATACCGACGACATTGTCAAAGGTTATGAAGTCGATAAAGGGAAGTACGTGCTTCTCTCCGACGAAGAGATCGACAGCGTAAAACTCGAAGCGAAGCGCACAATCGATTTGGTACAGTTCGTCGATCAATCCGAGATTGACGCGATTTATTTTGACCGGCCTTTTTATATTGCTCCGGAGGGCGAAGAGGACGGTCAGGAAGCTTACGTCGTATTGCGAGACGCGCTTCGCAAAACAAAGAAGGCAGGGCTCGGGCAGATCGTCGTGCGTGGACAAAGTTCGATCGTTGCGATCAAACCTTGCGGCAAAGGCCTTCTATTGGAGACGTTGCGCTATCCTGACGAACTCCGCAAAGCCGACCCCTTCTTCGATGACGTCCCGGCGAAAAAGCCGCCTTCGGAAATGGTAGATCTGGCCGAGGAACTGATTGCGAAGAAGTCGAAGAAGTTCGATCCCAAGGAGTTCAAGGATTCCTATACGGTAGCGATGCACGAACTGATCGACGCAAAGCTAGAGAAACGTCCTCCGCGTGAAATCGAGGAGCCCGAAGTCGCAAGCAACGTCATCAGTCTGATGGACGCGCTGAAACGCAGCGTCGGAAAGCAGAAGTCGGGCGAAGGTGCAGCGAAGAAGCCGAAGCCAGCGAAGCGGGCGTCGAAAGGAGCGGCCAAGTCGGCGCGCCGAAGCAAGCGCAAGGCAGCGTAG
- a CDS encoding error-prone DNA polymerase, with amino-acid sequence MNAPHIPYAEIGVTTNFSFLRGASHPQEYVAQAADYRMEAIGIADRNTLAGVVRGFAELENDKLPGPAPKYLVGARLVFTDTTPDILAYPKDRASYGRLCRLITKGKLATRESGQCILKLEDLLEFRLGLQLVLMPHAKLDEETLRLLDRLRDCSESNVWLGATMPRQGRDRRRLDQLRMFARQTAVPLLATNDVLYHHPDRRPLQDVLTCIREKTSVEKAGRILESNAEGHLKPGYEMARLFRDAPEAVTETLRFARGISFSLKELQYQYPDEPVPPGKSADQHLSDLVWEGVRKFYPAGVPEKIEKNLRNELALIAELKCPHYFLTVHDIVHFARSQDILCQGRGSAANSSVCYVLGVTAADPSKTDLLFSRFLSRERKEPPDIDVDFEHERREEVMQYVFKRYGRHRAGITATVIHYRPRSAIRDVGKALGLTEDVTAALANTVWGSWGSGIPEQHIRQAGLDPDNPAIQQAVRLATELLGFPRHLSQHVGGFVLTQDRLDEMVPIGNAAMDDRTFIEWDKDDIDHLRMMKVDVLALGMLTCIRKAFDLLKLHKDMALTIEQLQREDDPQVYAMLSRGESLGVFQVESRAQMNMLPRLKPRCFYDIVIEVAIVRPGPIQGNMVHPYLKRRKNPKLVSYPSPAPEHGPENELEKVLERTLGVPLFQEQAMQLAITAAKFSDEEANGLRRAMATFRNVGTIYDYEFMFVEGMVRRGYERKFAEACFKQIEGFGSYGFPESHAVSFAILVYVSAWLKCRHPEVFCCAIMNSQPMGFYTRASLVRDARQNGALVYEADINFSALDNMLEPVGGKFAVRLGFRNIEGFQDKWEELIVTRRGDGFRSLEYFAQRTELPKKAILLLADADCFRSIGLDRRAALWAARRLPDDATLPLFAALEESEHPREEIKPLPVMPLPEHVVADYQTLGLSLKGHPMEFLRDLFKSEGVFSCRDATEMKDGKYLRCAGAVLVRQRPGTAKGVVFMTIEDETGIANVVVWQKTFESFRKEVMGARIVLVEGRIQRSEEGVVHLVADRLQDRSGELRRLSEANAFVPLSHVDEATRPAQDHRTGRQHPRNIRILPKSRDFH; translated from the coding sequence ATGAACGCGCCGCACATTCCTTATGCTGAAATCGGAGTCACGACGAATTTCTCTTTTTTGCGGGGCGCGTCGCATCCACAGGAATACGTCGCGCAGGCGGCAGATTACCGGATGGAAGCGATCGGTATTGCCGACCGCAACACGCTTGCCGGTGTAGTCCGCGGCTTTGCCGAACTGGAGAACGACAAGCTGCCCGGGCCTGCGCCGAAATATCTCGTTGGGGCGCGGCTCGTATTCACAGACACCACACCTGATATTCTCGCCTATCCGAAAGATCGCGCGTCTTACGGCAGACTTTGCCGCCTTATCACCAAAGGCAAGCTTGCGACGAGGGAAAGCGGGCAGTGCATTCTCAAACTCGAAGACTTGCTCGAGTTTCGCTTGGGCTTGCAACTTGTTCTCATGCCGCACGCGAAGCTCGATGAAGAAACATTGCGATTGCTGGACCGGCTTCGCGATTGCAGCGAAAGCAATGTTTGGCTCGGCGCGACGATGCCGCGACAAGGCAGAGACCGCCGCCGTCTAGATCAGTTGAGAATGTTCGCCCGCCAGACTGCCGTTCCGCTGCTCGCGACCAACGACGTGCTCTATCACCACCCCGATCGTAGGCCGTTGCAGGACGTGCTGACCTGCATTCGTGAGAAAACCAGTGTCGAGAAAGCCGGCAGGATTTTGGAATCAAATGCCGAGGGGCATCTGAAGCCTGGCTATGAAATGGCACGGCTGTTTCGTGATGCGCCCGAAGCCGTCACGGAGACTCTGCGTTTCGCGCGCGGCATCTCCTTTTCACTGAAGGAACTGCAATACCAGTATCCTGATGAACCGGTGCCGCCGGGCAAGAGCGCGGATCAGCATCTGTCCGATCTGGTGTGGGAAGGCGTGCGAAAATTCTATCCAGCGGGCGTTCCTGAAAAAATAGAGAAAAATCTCCGCAATGAACTCGCGCTGATCGCCGAGCTGAAGTGTCCGCATTATTTTCTCACCGTTCATGACATTGTGCACTTCGCGAGGTCGCAGGACATTCTCTGTCAGGGGCGAGGCTCTGCCGCTAATTCTTCAGTTTGCTATGTGCTGGGCGTTACCGCCGCCGACCCAAGTAAAACCGACCTTTTGTTCTCTCGCTTTCTGTCGCGCGAACGCAAGGAACCTCCCGATATCGACGTCGATTTCGAACATGAGCGCCGCGAAGAAGTCATGCAATATGTCTTCAAGCGCTACGGCCGCCACCGTGCCGGTATTACTGCGACCGTCATTCACTATCGGCCTCGTAGCGCAATCCGCGATGTAGGCAAGGCGCTCGGGCTTACCGAGGATGTCACCGCAGCACTCGCGAACACAGTCTGGGGAAGTTGGGGCAGTGGTATCCCCGAGCAGCATATCAGGCAGGCGGGGCTAGATCCCGACAATCCCGCGATCCAGCAGGCGGTCAGGCTTGCGACCGAACTGCTCGGCTTCCCGCGTCATCTTTCGCAGCATGTCGGCGGCTTCGTACTCACACAGGATCGCCTCGACGAAATGGTGCCGATCGGCAATGCCGCGATGGACGATCGCACTTTCATCGAATGGGACAAGGACGACATCGATCATCTGCGCATGATGAAGGTTGATGTGCTCGCGCTTGGCATGCTGACTTGCATCCGGAAGGCCTTTGATCTTTTGAAGCTACACAAAGACATGGCGCTCACGATCGAGCAGCTTCAGCGCGAGGACGACCCACAAGTTTACGCTATGCTATCGCGCGGGGAATCGCTTGGCGTGTTTCAGGTAGAGAGCCGCGCGCAGATGAACATGCTGCCGCGCCTGAAACCGCGCTGTTTCTACGACATTGTGATCGAGGTCGCGATCGTGCGACCCGGTCCGATCCAGGGCAACATGGTGCATCCTTACCTGAAACGGCGGAAGAATCCGAAGCTCGTTAGCTATCCGTCGCCTGCGCCGGAGCACGGGCCAGAGAACGAACTTGAAAAAGTGCTGGAGCGCACGCTCGGCGTTCCGCTGTTCCAGGAACAGGCCATGCAGCTTGCGATCACCGCCGCCAAGTTCAGCGACGAGGAAGCAAATGGTCTTCGCCGTGCGATGGCGACCTTCCGCAACGTGGGCACGATCTATGATTACGAATTCATGTTCGTCGAGGGCATGGTGCGGCGCGGCTACGAGCGAAAATTCGCCGAGGCTTGTTTCAAGCAGATCGAAGGCTTCGGCAGTTACGGCTTTCCGGAAAGCCATGCCGTGAGCTTCGCCATTCTGGTTTACGTTTCGGCCTGGCTGAAGTGCCGTCACCCGGAAGTGTTCTGCTGCGCGATCATGAATTCGCAGCCGATGGGATTCTACACGCGCGCGAGCCTCGTGCGCGATGCGCGGCAGAACGGTGCCTTGGTGTACGAGGCGGATATCAATTTCAGCGCGTTAGACAACATGCTTGAGCCGGTAGGCGGGAAATTTGCAGTGCGCCTCGGCTTCCGCAATATCGAAGGATTCCAGGACAAGTGGGAAGAACTGATCGTGACGCGGCGCGGCGACGGATTCCGCTCGCTTGAATATTTCGCACAGCGCACGGAACTTCCGAAGAAGGCAATTCTGCTCTTGGCTGACGCCGATTGTTTCCGCTCGATCGGCCTCGACCGGCGCGCGGCACTTTGGGCTGCGCGTCGGCTCCCGGATGACGCAACGCTTCCTCTGTTTGCGGCGCTCGAGGAAAGCGAACATCCTCGAGAGGAGATCAAACCATTACCGGTGATGCCGCTTCCCGAACACGTTGTGGCGGACTACCAGACGCTCGGCCTTTCGCTCAAGGGTCACCCAATGGAATTCCTGCGCGATCTATTCAAAAGCGAGGGTGTCTTTTCCTGTCGCGATGCTACCGAAATGAAAGATGGGAAGTATCTTCGTTGCGCGGGCGCCGTGCTCGTCCGCCAGCGGCCCGGCACTGCGAAGGGTGTCGTCTTCATGACGATTGAAGACGAAACCGGAATTGCAAATGTCGTGGTCTGGCAAAAAACCTTCGAAAGCTTCCGTAAGGAAGTCATGGGCGCGCGTATCGTGCTCGTCGAAGGCCGCATCCAGCGTAGCGAGGAGGGTGTTGTCCATCTTGTTGCGGATCGCCTGCAAGACCGCAGCGGCGAGTTGCGGAGGCTTTCGGAGGCGAATGCCTTTGTGCCCTTAAGCCATGTCGACGAAGCGACGCGTCCCGCACAGGATCACCGCACCGGCCGCCAGCATCCGCGGAATATCCGGATTTTGCCGAAGTCTAGGGATTTTCACTGA
- a CDS encoding DNA polymerase Y family protein, which produces MPAYSEKSRRILALEFPMLALDRIKRNRKRLGETSADLPLVVVAKIENTLQLTAVDECAVREGLHPGLPLADARARVPALDVVEADDVADIALLEAIADWCDRFTPLVAINRPYGLYLDISGCAHLFGGEAKMLHIICDFLHRQEIDVQAAIAGTAVAANTLARGASGSIIENGKEKDAVSALPVSVLGIDEKIVHALKRAGLKTIGEVASRSSSELTARFGAGFCFLLMQALGRNGQPIIPRRALPDYVAERRFAEPVATSEVIGRIIASLAATLQSLLEERGQGARRFESSFFRTDGAVRHIALDVGRPLRDAAAIGTYYAERLEVLADPVDPGFGFDLIRLAALATEKLEYSSVAFQSWQDERQIADLIDRLSARFGPSRVTRFLSVDTHVPEYAAAFCPAQRGTNPSPWPQLRLPQDTPRRPLHMLSPPEPIESKYIDVPDGPPKLFVWRRATHEIVRSEGPERIAMEWWRDLEAKTRDYFQVEDKGGRRFWLYRDGFYERDTAAPRWFMHGLFA; this is translated from the coding sequence ATGCCCGCGTATTCCGAGAAGTCCCGCAGAATTCTCGCCCTCGAATTCCCTATGCTCGCGTTGGATCGCATCAAGCGAAATCGCAAGCGCCTTGGAGAGACGTCGGCTGACCTGCCGCTTGTCGTCGTCGCGAAAATCGAAAACACTTTACAGCTGACGGCCGTGGACGAATGCGCAGTACGGGAAGGCCTGCATCCTGGCTTGCCGCTGGCGGATGCGCGTGCGCGCGTACCGGCGCTTGATGTCGTCGAGGCGGATGACGTGGCGGACATCGCGCTACTCGAAGCGATTGCCGACTGGTGCGATCGCTTCACACCGCTGGTCGCGATCAACCGGCCTTATGGCTTGTATCTCGACATTTCCGGCTGCGCACATCTTTTCGGAGGCGAGGCGAAGATGCTGCACATAATCTGTGATTTTCTGCATAGGCAGGAAATCGATGTGCAAGCGGCAATTGCCGGCACGGCGGTGGCTGCCAATACTCTGGCCAGAGGCGCGAGTGGCAGCATCATCGAGAATGGAAAAGAAAAGGACGCCGTTTCCGCGCTTCCCGTATCCGTACTCGGCATTGACGAGAAAATCGTTCATGCGTTGAAGCGCGCAGGGCTGAAAACCATCGGCGAGGTGGCGAGCCGTTCTTCTTCCGAACTGACCGCGCGCTTTGGAGCGGGATTTTGTTTTCTGCTGATGCAGGCACTTGGACGAAACGGGCAGCCTATTATCCCGCGCCGGGCACTGCCGGATTATGTAGCCGAGCGGCGCTTCGCCGAGCCTGTAGCCACGAGCGAAGTGATCGGCAGAATTATCGCCTCGCTCGCTGCTACTCTGCAGAGCCTGCTTGAAGAACGCGGGCAGGGTGCGCGCAGGTTTGAATCCTCCTTCTTTCGTACTGATGGGGCCGTGCGCCATATCGCGCTCGATGTCGGCAGGCCGCTCCGCGACGCTGCTGCTATCGGCACTTATTATGCCGAGCGGCTGGAAGTGCTAGCAGATCCGGTCGATCCCGGTTTCGGTTTTGATCTGATCCGGCTTGCCGCGCTTGCGACGGAAAAACTCGAATATTCTTCCGTCGCGTTTCAGTCTTGGCAGGATGAACGGCAAATCGCGGACCTGATCGACCGCTTATCTGCGCGCTTCGGCCCGAGCCGTGTCACGCGTTTTTTGTCGGTAGATACGCATGTCCCGGAATATGCCGCTGCATTCTGTCCGGCGCAGCGTGGCACCAATCCGAGTCCATGGCCGCAACTCCGTCTGCCGCAGGATACACCGCGCCGCCCATTGCACATGCTCTCACCTCCGGAGCCAATCGAAAGCAAATACATCGATGTGCCGGATGGCCCGCCGAAGCTTTTCGTCTGGCGGCGCGCGACTCATGAGATCGTGAGATCCGAGGGACCAGAGCGTATTGCCATGGAGTGGTGGCGCGATCTGGAGGCGAAAACGCGCGATTATTTTCAGGTTGAGGACAAGGGGGGCCGCCGCTTCTGGCTCTATCGTGATGGCTTCTACGAACGGGATACCGCCGCACCGCGCTGGTTCATGCATGGGCTATTCGCATGA
- a CDS encoding DNA repair protein — protein MRHKKHRIWRHLPGFQVFALIPLSYAAFKAIDSSFSSIEHNMNIGNRFLMARVSLAALRETIARIERAGVSLAEENKKVPLGHDGADQALLGGILPGALHEIYAEERDVVSASAFAAMLSLRVSNERKFLLWVRQDFTSQLCGQLSAQGLHDLGVDPNRLLLVQTRSANEALRAASDSLSCKALGAIVLEVRKQPKALDLVASRKFTLRAGASRVTLFLIRIAAPEIMPSTAETRWFVRAERTPDFVEDWGNPLFAATLARNRHGQTGAWAMEWSCDARVFREVPQNSRPRIPYARVGSHQAKSQAPWRDVG, from the coding sequence TTGAGGCACAAGAAGCATCGTATTTGGCGGCATCTGCCAGGATTTCAAGTTTTCGCTTTAATTCCATTGTCTTATGCCGCCTTCAAAGCCATTGACTCTTCCTTCAGTTCTATAGAACATAACATGAACATAGGAAATAGGTTTTTGATGGCCCGCGTTTCTCTTGCAGCACTGCGCGAGACCATTGCTCGTATCGAGCGCGCGGGCGTGTCGCTCGCTGAAGAAAATAAAAAAGTTCCGCTCGGTCATGACGGTGCGGACCAGGCGCTCTTGGGCGGAATTCTTCCGGGCGCGCTGCACGAGATTTACGCGGAGGAGCGTGATGTGGTTTCGGCTTCCGCGTTTGCAGCGATGCTTTCGCTGCGCGTTTCCAATGAGCGGAAGTTCCTGCTTTGGGTGAGACAAGACTTCACCTCGCAGCTCTGCGGACAGCTTTCCGCGCAAGGACTCCACGATCTGGGCGTTGATCCGAACCGTTTGCTGCTCGTGCAGACGAGAAGCGCAAACGAAGCACTGCGTGCGGCTTCCGACTCATTATCCTGCAAGGCGCTCGGCGCGATCGTGCTGGAAGTGCGCAAGCAGCCGAAAGCGCTCGATCTCGTCGCCTCGCGCAAGTTCACGCTGCGCGCGGGCGCGTCTCGCGTGACGCTTTTTTTAATTCGCATTGCTGCGCCGGAAATCATGCCGAGTACGGCAGAAACCCGCTGGTTCGTTCGCGCGGAACGCACGCCTGATTTTGTCGAGGACTGGGGAAATCCTCTGTTTGCAGCAACGCTTGCACGCAACCGGCATGGGCAGACCGGCGCGTGGGCGATGGAGTGGAGTTGTGATGCCCGCGTATTCCGAGAAGTCCCGCAGAATTCTCGCCCTCGAATTCCCTATGCTCGCGTTGGATCGCATCAAGCGAAATCGCAAGCGCCTTGGAGAGACGTCGGCTGA